In Salvelinus sp. IW2-2015 linkage group LG23, ASM291031v2, whole genome shotgun sequence, a genomic segment contains:
- the supt4h1 gene encoding transcription elongation factor SPT4, which translates to MALETCPKDLRHLRACLLCSLVKTIDQFEYDGCDNCESYLQMKGNREMVYECTSSSFDGVIAQMSPEDSWVAKWQRISNFKPGVYAVTVTGRLPPGVVRELKSRGVIYKSRDTAVKT; encoded by the exons ATGGCGTTGGAAACTTGTCCTAAGGACCTCCGCCATTTGCGGGCATGTCTTCTGTGCTCTCTTGTGAAG ACTATTGACCAGTTTGAATATGATGGCTGTGACAACTGTGAGTCGTACCTTCAGATGAAGGGGAATCGAGAGATGGTCTATGAGTGTACAAGTTCCTCGTTTGATGG GGTCATAGCTCAGATGAGCCCTGAGGACAGCTGGGTGGCTAAGTGGCAAAGAATAA GTAACTTCAAGCCTGGTGTCTATGCTGTGACGGTGACAGGGCGGTTACCTCCAG GGGTGGTGCGAGAGCTGAAGAGCAGAGGAGTGATCTACAAATCCAGAGACACCGCTGTCAAGACATAA